The Carassius auratus strain Wakin chromosome 40, ASM336829v1, whole genome shotgun sequence genome has a segment encoding these proteins:
- the LOC113058822 gene encoding serine/threonine-protein kinase SIK3 homolog isoform X1 produces the protein MAAVSSGATAAAAGVPHPNANRAAAAVVGRPPLVRVGYYEMERTIGKGNFAVVKLATHMITRAKVAIKIVDKTQLDDENLKKIFREVQIMKMLRHPHIIRLYQVMETERLIYLVTEYASGGEIFDHLVAHGRMAEKDARRKFKQIVAAVYFCHCRNIVHRDLKAENLLLDHNLNIKIADFGFSNLFSRGQLLKTWCGSPPYAAPELFEGKEYDGPKVDIWSLGVVLYVLVCGALPFDGSTLQNLRARVLSGKFRIPFFMSTDCEYLIRHMLILEPSRRLSMEQICKNKWMRQGDPDPEFDRLIAECEQVKVERETELINEQILMAMSGMGFDRERTLQSLHTDAYDHYSATYSLLSDKLKRHKNLCMAPPTPRPLYPLNTMQQDQSSVMTVPQVQLINPENQIVETDGTMALDSDEGEEPSPEAMARYLSMRRHTVGVPDPRAELQEDLQKLAPGFPRVAPQPPFPPLVPTMAQMHLMPTPNLQPTQQLEYKEQSLLQPPTLQLLNGMGPLGRRASDGGANIQLHAQQLLKRPRGQSPLVTSPHPIPAVTPVDEEGSDAEPDPEAVQRYLANSSKRHTTHGTGPELSAETQRNRQRGWSPEQHSRPSYKDCNTLHLPMERFSPVRRFSDGAATIQAFKTQLENNSLIRQLKQECEQLQKMYAAPQDERLMEHTQQQHILYQQIQALSLGHGENQPSSHLTYQLQRLRIQPSSPPPTHPSNHLFRPANQSPPPGGQGMMQAHGGASAVQFQHGSALYQSPSASPPPTSLPRMALSNQQPPPGSAHSQQQVTIQVQEVELVGGAQRQGFLATPTHRVLGKQLSADNAETHSRSLSRSHTSAYEQFNPHMFGEGVVSGVIGSYNPYLQGACLKVPGLEGYQGYPSALQQALLSPTPLEYRPAQQHVTPTLQGLLSPRHSLTGHTDPRLPPHDLAALLKRQSPRPAPPPATAPPTNPQDYGEMLLLQRLGQAAESLEPAPPQAPPTQHYHHLLQIRPPAECPAPPLPHSESMEEDDEMPAYHEGLLAKAAAPCAEGHELLAPPPGSTPPYSSPTHRHAYIHSSTPHRVCRCVSEACADAAECPVMEGDHNGYSSRSAQRDTYRPRASLQRHHTIQTCDDAYEQAEPMSGMSLLAGKALSSARMSDILSQSSLTGSQQLQQREGSVCDVEADVHPAACFPSSCTSDMLLSYKPPDLQYSVEQAGV, from the exons ATGGCGGCCGTGTCGAGCGGTGCTACCGCCGCCGCCGCCGGGGTTCCGCACCCGAACGCGAACCGAGCCGCTGCGGCGGTTGTCGGCCGCCCGCCCCTCGTGCGCGTCGGATACTACGAGATGGAGAGGACCATCGGGAAGGGCAACTTTGCCGTCGTCAAACTCGCCACGCACATGATCACCAGAGCCAAG GTTGCGATAAAGATCGTGGATAAGACTCAGCTGGACGATGAGAATCTGAAGAAGATCTTCCGGGAGGTTCAGATCATGAAGATGCTCCGACATCCTCACATCATCCGTCTGTACCAG gtgatgGAGACGGAGCGGCTGATCTATCTGGTGACCGAGTACGCCAGCGGAGGAGAGATCTTCG ATCACCTCGTGGCTCACGGACGGATGGCGGAGAAAGACGCGCGGCGGAAGTTCAAGCAGATCGTAGCGGCGGTTTATTTCTGTCACTGCAGGAACATCGTCCACAGAGACCTGAAGGCAGAAAACCTGCTGCTGGACCACAATCTCAACATCAAGAtcgcgg ATTTCGGCTTCAGTAATCTGTTTTCTCGAGGACAGCTGCTGAAGACGTGGTGTGGCAGTCCTCCGTACGCCGCACCCGAACTCTTCGAGGGGAAAGAGTACGACGGTCCTAAAGTGGACATATGG agtTTGGGTGTGGTGTTGTATGTTCTGGTCTGTGGTGCGTTACCGTTTGATGGAAGCACTTTGCAGAACCTCCGCGCTCGAGTCCTCAGTGGAAAGTTCCGGATCCCGTTCTTCATGtccacag ACTGTGAGTATCTGATCAGACACATGTTGATTCTGGAGCCCAGTCGACGGCTTTCAATGGAGCAGATCTGTAAGAACAAGTGGATGAGACAAGGAGACCCCGACCCCGAGTTTGACAGA CTGATAGCAGAATGTGAGCAggtgaaggtggagagagaaacCGAGTTAATTAACGAGCAGATTCTGATGGCCATGTCAGGGATGGGCTTCGACCGCGAGCGGACCttacag TCTCTGCACACGGATGCATACGATCACTACAGCGCCACCTACAGCCTGTTGTCTGACAAACTCAAGCGGCACAAGAACCTGTGTATGGCTCCGCCCACACCCCGCCCCCTTTACCCACTCAACACCATGCAG cAGGATCAGAGTAGTGTTATGACGGTTCCACAGGTTCAGCTCATAAACCCTGAGAATCAGATCGTCGAG acggACGGGACGATGGCTCTGGACAGTGATGAGGGAGAAGAGCCCAGTCCAGAGGCGATGGCCCGATACCTGTCCATGAGACGACACACTGTGGGCGTTCCCGACCCCAG ggcTGAGCTTCAGGAGGATCTTCAGAAACTGGCTCCTGGGTTTCCGCGTGTGGCCCCTCAGCCGCCCTTCCCTCCGCTGGTGCCCACCATGGCACAGATGCATCTGATGCCGACCCCGAACCTGCAGCCCACGCAGCAGCTGGAGTACAag GAACAGTCTCTCCTGCAGCCGCCCACCCTGCAGCTGCTGAATGGCATGGGTCCTCTGGGCCGCCGGGCGTCTGATGGAGGAGCCAACATTCAGCTTCACGCACAGCAGCTGTTGAAGAGACCGCGCGGTCAGTCCCCGCTGGTCACCAGCCCG CATCCGATCCCAGCCGTGACTCCGGTGGATGAGGAGGGGTCCGACGCTGAGCCTGATCCGGAGGCCGTTCAGAg GTATTTGGCGAACAGTTCCAAGCGGCACACGACACACGGCACGGGCCCCGAGCTCTCGGCAGAAACACAGAGAAACCGGCAGAGGGGCTGGAGCCCTGAGCAGCACAGCCG gCCGTCGTATAAAGACTGTAACACTCTTCACCTGCCGATGGAGCGCTTCTCTCCCGTCAGACGCTTCTCAGACGGAGCCGCCACCATCCAAGCCTTCAAGACCCAGCTGGAGAACAACAGCCTGATCCGACAGCTCAAACAG gagtgcGAGCAGCTTCAGAAGATGTACGCGGCTCCGCAGGACGAGCGTCTGATGGAGCACACACAGCAGCAGCACATCCTCTACCAGCAGATACAG GCCCTGTCTTTGGGACATGGGGAAAACCAGCCCAGCAGTCACCTGACATACCAGCTacagag GTTGCGTATTCAGCCCTCCAGTCCTCCTCCTACACATCCCAGCAACCACCTCTTCAGGCCAGCCAATCAGAGTCCTCCTCCGGGCGGTCAGGGGATGATGCAGGCTCATG GCGGGGCATCTGCGGTTCAGTTTCAGCATGGCTCCGCCCTCTACCAGTCTCCCAGCGCCAGCCCTCCCCCCACCAGCCTCCCCCGCATGGCGCTGTCCAATCAGCAGCCTCCGCCAGGCTCCGCCCACTCACAGCAGCAGGTGACCATTCAGGTGCAGGAGGTGGAGCTCGTGGGCGGAGCCCAGCGGCAGGGTTTCCTAGCCACGCCCACTCACAGAGTTCTGGGGAAGCAGCTGAGCGCTGATAACGCGGAGACACACAG TCGCAGTTTGAGTCGCTCCCACACTTCGGCATACGAGCAGTTTAACCCACACATGTTTGGCGAGGGAGTTGTGAGCGGCGTCATCGGCTCCTATAACCCCTACCTGCAGGGGGCGTGTCTGAAGGTGCCGGGGCTGGAGGGCTATCAGGGCTACCCGTCTGCACTGCAGCAGGCTCTGCTGTCACCCACACCGCTGGAGTATCGTCCGGCCCAGCAGCACGTCACACCCACCCTGCAGGGGCTGCTCTCGCCACGCCACTCGCTCACGGGTCACACTGACCCCCGTCTGCCTCCCCACGACCTCGCCGCGCTGCTCAAGCGCCAGAGCCCCCGCCCGGCCCCGCCCCCTGCCACGGCCCCGCCCACCAACCCACAGGACTACGGGGAGATGCTTCTGCTGCAGCGACTGGGCCAAGCTGCCGAGAGCTTAGAGCCCGCCCCTCcacaagccccgcccacacagcACTACCATCACCTTCTCCAAATCAGGCCCCCGGCCGAGTGCCCGGCTCCGCCCCTCCCTCACTCTGAGAGCATGGAGGAGGATGACGAGATGCCTGCCTATCACGAGGGCCTGCTGGCCAAAGCTGCCGCCCCCTGCGCTGAGGGACATGAGCTGCTGGCTCCGCCCCCTGGCAGCACGCCTCCATACTCCTcccccacacacagacacgcCTACATCCACAGCTCCACGCCGCACAGAG TGTGTCGTTGTGTCTCAGAGGCGTGTGCTGATGCTGCAGAGTGTCCGGTGATGGAGGGAGATCACAACGGCTACAGCTCACGCTCCGCACAGAGAGACACTTACAGACCACGAGCGTCATTACAGAGACACCACACCATCCAGACCTGCGACGACGcttac GAGCAGGCGGAGCCCATGTCTGGAATGAGCTTATTGGCTGGCAAGGCGCTAAGCTCCGCCCGCATGTCAGACATCCTCAGCCAATCGTCTCTGACAGGAAGCCAGCAGCTGCAGCAGAGGGAGGGGTCAG tgtgtgaCGTGGAGGCAGACGTTCACCCCGCCGCGTGCTTCCCTTCCTCCTGCACCAGTGACATGCTGCTGAGCTACAAACCCCCGGATCTGCAGTACAGCGTGGAGCAGGCCGGGGTCTAG
- the LOC113058822 gene encoding serine/threonine-protein kinase SIK3 homolog isoform X5 — MAAVSSGATAAAAGVPHPNANRAAAAVVGRPPLVRVGYYEMERTIGKGNFAVVKLATHMITRAKVAIKIVDKTQLDDENLKKIFREVQIMKMLRHPHIIRLYQVMETERLIYLVTEYASGGEIFDHLVAHGRMAEKDARRKFKQIVAAVYFCHCRNIVHRDLKAENLLLDHNLNIKIADFGFSNLFSRGQLLKTWCGSPPYAAPELFEGKEYDGPKVDIWSLGVVLYVLVCGALPFDGSTLQNLRARVLSGKFRIPFFMSTDCEYLIRHMLILEPSRRLSMEQICKNKWMRQGDPDPEFDRLIAECEQVKVERETELINEQILMAMSGMGFDRERTLQSLHTDAYDHYSATYSLLSDKLKRHKNLCMAPPTPRPLYPLNTMQDQSSVMTVPQVQLINPENQIVETDGTMALDSDEGEEPSPEAMARYLSMRRHTVGVPDPRAELQEDLQKLAPGFPRVAPQPPFPPLVPTMAQMHLMPTPNLQPTQQLEYKEQSLLQPPTLQLLNGMGPLGRRASDGGANIQLHAQQLLKRPRGQSPLVTSPHPIPAVTPVDEEGSDAEPDPEAVQRPSYKDCNTLHLPMERFSPVRRFSDGAATIQAFKTQLENNSLIRQLKQECEQLQKMYAAPQDERLMEHTQQQHILYQQIQALSLGHGENQPSSHLTYQLQRLRIQPSSPPPTHPSNHLFRPANQSPPPGGQGMMQAHGGASAVQFQHGSALYQSPSASPPPTSLPRMALSNQQPPPGSAHSQQQVTIQVQEVELVGGAQRQGFLATPTHRVLGKQLSADNAETHSRSLSRSHTSAYEQFNPHMFGEGVVSGVIGSYNPYLQGACLKVPGLEGYQGYPSALQQALLSPTPLEYRPAQQHVTPTLQGLLSPRHSLTGHTDPRLPPHDLAALLKRQSPRPAPPPATAPPTNPQDYGEMLLLQRLGQAAESLEPAPPQAPPTQHYHHLLQIRPPAECPAPPLPHSESMEEDDEMPAYHEGLLAKAAAPCAEGHELLAPPPGSTPPYSSPTHRHAYIHSSTPHREACADAAECPVMEGDHNGYSSRSAQRDTYRPRASLQRHHTIQTCDDAYEQAEPMSGMSLLAGKALSSARMSDILSQSSLTGSQQLQQREGSVCDVEADVHPAACFPSSCTSDMLLSYKPPDLQYSVEQAGV, encoded by the exons ATGGCGGCCGTGTCGAGCGGTGCTACCGCCGCCGCCGCCGGGGTTCCGCACCCGAACGCGAACCGAGCCGCTGCGGCGGTTGTCGGCCGCCCGCCCCTCGTGCGCGTCGGATACTACGAGATGGAGAGGACCATCGGGAAGGGCAACTTTGCCGTCGTCAAACTCGCCACGCACATGATCACCAGAGCCAAG GTTGCGATAAAGATCGTGGATAAGACTCAGCTGGACGATGAGAATCTGAAGAAGATCTTCCGGGAGGTTCAGATCATGAAGATGCTCCGACATCCTCACATCATCCGTCTGTACCAG gtgatgGAGACGGAGCGGCTGATCTATCTGGTGACCGAGTACGCCAGCGGAGGAGAGATCTTCG ATCACCTCGTGGCTCACGGACGGATGGCGGAGAAAGACGCGCGGCGGAAGTTCAAGCAGATCGTAGCGGCGGTTTATTTCTGTCACTGCAGGAACATCGTCCACAGAGACCTGAAGGCAGAAAACCTGCTGCTGGACCACAATCTCAACATCAAGAtcgcgg ATTTCGGCTTCAGTAATCTGTTTTCTCGAGGACAGCTGCTGAAGACGTGGTGTGGCAGTCCTCCGTACGCCGCACCCGAACTCTTCGAGGGGAAAGAGTACGACGGTCCTAAAGTGGACATATGG agtTTGGGTGTGGTGTTGTATGTTCTGGTCTGTGGTGCGTTACCGTTTGATGGAAGCACTTTGCAGAACCTCCGCGCTCGAGTCCTCAGTGGAAAGTTCCGGATCCCGTTCTTCATGtccacag ACTGTGAGTATCTGATCAGACACATGTTGATTCTGGAGCCCAGTCGACGGCTTTCAATGGAGCAGATCTGTAAGAACAAGTGGATGAGACAAGGAGACCCCGACCCCGAGTTTGACAGA CTGATAGCAGAATGTGAGCAggtgaaggtggagagagaaacCGAGTTAATTAACGAGCAGATTCTGATGGCCATGTCAGGGATGGGCTTCGACCGCGAGCGGACCttacag TCTCTGCACACGGATGCATACGATCACTACAGCGCCACCTACAGCCTGTTGTCTGACAAACTCAAGCGGCACAAGAACCTGTGTATGGCTCCGCCCACACCCCGCCCCCTTTACCCACTCAACACCATGCAG GATCAGAGTAGTGTTATGACGGTTCCACAGGTTCAGCTCATAAACCCTGAGAATCAGATCGTCGAG acggACGGGACGATGGCTCTGGACAGTGATGAGGGAGAAGAGCCCAGTCCAGAGGCGATGGCCCGATACCTGTCCATGAGACGACACACTGTGGGCGTTCCCGACCCCAG ggcTGAGCTTCAGGAGGATCTTCAGAAACTGGCTCCTGGGTTTCCGCGTGTGGCCCCTCAGCCGCCCTTCCCTCCGCTGGTGCCCACCATGGCACAGATGCATCTGATGCCGACCCCGAACCTGCAGCCCACGCAGCAGCTGGAGTACAag GAACAGTCTCTCCTGCAGCCGCCCACCCTGCAGCTGCTGAATGGCATGGGTCCTCTGGGCCGCCGGGCGTCTGATGGAGGAGCCAACATTCAGCTTCACGCACAGCAGCTGTTGAAGAGACCGCGCGGTCAGTCCCCGCTGGTCACCAGCCCG CATCCGATCCCAGCCGTGACTCCGGTGGATGAGGAGGGGTCCGACGCTGAGCCTGATCCGGAGGCCGTTCAGAg gCCGTCGTATAAAGACTGTAACACTCTTCACCTGCCGATGGAGCGCTTCTCTCCCGTCAGACGCTTCTCAGACGGAGCCGCCACCATCCAAGCCTTCAAGACCCAGCTGGAGAACAACAGCCTGATCCGACAGCTCAAACAG gagtgcGAGCAGCTTCAGAAGATGTACGCGGCTCCGCAGGACGAGCGTCTGATGGAGCACACACAGCAGCAGCACATCCTCTACCAGCAGATACAG GCCCTGTCTTTGGGACATGGGGAAAACCAGCCCAGCAGTCACCTGACATACCAGCTacagag GTTGCGTATTCAGCCCTCCAGTCCTCCTCCTACACATCCCAGCAACCACCTCTTCAGGCCAGCCAATCAGAGTCCTCCTCCGGGCGGTCAGGGGATGATGCAGGCTCATG GCGGGGCATCTGCGGTTCAGTTTCAGCATGGCTCCGCCCTCTACCAGTCTCCCAGCGCCAGCCCTCCCCCCACCAGCCTCCCCCGCATGGCGCTGTCCAATCAGCAGCCTCCGCCAGGCTCCGCCCACTCACAGCAGCAGGTGACCATTCAGGTGCAGGAGGTGGAGCTCGTGGGCGGAGCCCAGCGGCAGGGTTTCCTAGCCACGCCCACTCACAGAGTTCTGGGGAAGCAGCTGAGCGCTGATAACGCGGAGACACACAG TCGCAGTTTGAGTCGCTCCCACACTTCGGCATACGAGCAGTTTAACCCACACATGTTTGGCGAGGGAGTTGTGAGCGGCGTCATCGGCTCCTATAACCCCTACCTGCAGGGGGCGTGTCTGAAGGTGCCGGGGCTGGAGGGCTATCAGGGCTACCCGTCTGCACTGCAGCAGGCTCTGCTGTCACCCACACCGCTGGAGTATCGTCCGGCCCAGCAGCACGTCACACCCACCCTGCAGGGGCTGCTCTCGCCACGCCACTCGCTCACGGGTCACACTGACCCCCGTCTGCCTCCCCACGACCTCGCCGCGCTGCTCAAGCGCCAGAGCCCCCGCCCGGCCCCGCCCCCTGCCACGGCCCCGCCCACCAACCCACAGGACTACGGGGAGATGCTTCTGCTGCAGCGACTGGGCCAAGCTGCCGAGAGCTTAGAGCCCGCCCCTCcacaagccccgcccacacagcACTACCATCACCTTCTCCAAATCAGGCCCCCGGCCGAGTGCCCGGCTCCGCCCCTCCCTCACTCTGAGAGCATGGAGGAGGATGACGAGATGCCTGCCTATCACGAGGGCCTGCTGGCCAAAGCTGCCGCCCCCTGCGCTGAGGGACATGAGCTGCTGGCTCCGCCCCCTGGCAGCACGCCTCCATACTCCTcccccacacacagacacgcCTACATCCACAGCTCCACGCCGCACAGAG AGGCGTGTGCTGATGCTGCAGAGTGTCCGGTGATGGAGGGAGATCACAACGGCTACAGCTCACGCTCCGCACAGAGAGACACTTACAGACCACGAGCGTCATTACAGAGACACCACACCATCCAGACCTGCGACGACGcttac GAGCAGGCGGAGCCCATGTCTGGAATGAGCTTATTGGCTGGCAAGGCGCTAAGCTCCGCCCGCATGTCAGACATCCTCAGCCAATCGTCTCTGACAGGAAGCCAGCAGCTGCAGCAGAGGGAGGGGTCAG tgtgtgaCGTGGAGGCAGACGTTCACCCCGCCGCGTGCTTCCCTTCCTCCTGCACCAGTGACATGCTGCTGAGCTACAAACCCCCGGATCTGCAGTACAGCGTGGAGCAGGCCGGGGTCTAG
- the LOC113058822 gene encoding serine/threonine-protein kinase SIK3 homolog isoform X3 yields MAAVSSGATAAAAGVPHPNANRAAAAVVGRPPLVRVGYYEMERTIGKGNFAVVKLATHMITRAKVAIKIVDKTQLDDENLKKIFREVQIMKMLRHPHIIRLYQVMETERLIYLVTEYASGGEIFDHLVAHGRMAEKDARRKFKQIVAAVYFCHCRNIVHRDLKAENLLLDHNLNIKIADFGFSNLFSRGQLLKTWCGSPPYAAPELFEGKEYDGPKVDIWSLGVVLYVLVCGALPFDGSTLQNLRARVLSGKFRIPFFMSTDCEYLIRHMLILEPSRRLSMEQICKNKWMRQGDPDPEFDRLIAECEQVKVERETELINEQILMAMSGMGFDRERTLQSLHTDAYDHYSATYSLLSDKLKRHKNLCMAPPTPRPLYPLNTMQQDQSSVMTVPQVQLINPENQIVETDGTMALDSDEGEEPSPEAMARYLSMRRHTVGVPDPRAELQEDLQKLAPGFPRVAPQPPFPPLVPTMAQMHLMPTPNLQPTQQLEYKEQSLLQPPTLQLLNGMGPLGRRASDGGANIQLHAQQLLKRPRGQSPLVTSPHPIPAVTPVDEEGSDAEPDPEAVQRYLANSSKRHTTHGTGPELSAETQRNRQRGWSPEQHSRPSYKDCNTLHLPMERFSPVRRFSDGAATIQAFKTQLENNSLIRQLKQECEQLQKMYAAPQDERLMEHTQQQHILYQQIQALSLGHGENQPSSHLTYQLQRLRIQPSSPPPTHPSNHLFRPANQSPPPGGQGMMQAHGGASAVQFQHGSALYQSPSASPPPTSLPRMALSNQQPPPGSAHSQQQVTIQVQEVELVGGAQRQGFLATPTHRVLGKQLSADNAETHSRSLSRSHTSAYEQFNPHMFGEGVVSGVIGSYNPYLQGACLKVPGLEGYQGYPSALQQALLSPTPLEYRPAQQHVTPTLQGLLSPRHSLTGHTDPRLPPHDLAALLKRQSPRPAPPPATAPPTNPQDYGEMLLLQRLGQAAESLEPAPPQAPPTQHYHHLLQIRPPAECPAPPLPHSESMEEDDEMPAYHEGLLAKAAAPCAEGHELLAPPPGSTPPYSSPTHRHAYIHSSTPHREACADAAECPVMEGDHNGYSSRSAQRDTYRPRASLQRHHTIQTCDDAYEQAEPMSGMSLLAGKALSSARMSDILSQSSLTGSQQLQQREGSVCDVEADVHPAACFPSSCTSDMLLSYKPPDLQYSVEQAGV; encoded by the exons ATGGCGGCCGTGTCGAGCGGTGCTACCGCCGCCGCCGCCGGGGTTCCGCACCCGAACGCGAACCGAGCCGCTGCGGCGGTTGTCGGCCGCCCGCCCCTCGTGCGCGTCGGATACTACGAGATGGAGAGGACCATCGGGAAGGGCAACTTTGCCGTCGTCAAACTCGCCACGCACATGATCACCAGAGCCAAG GTTGCGATAAAGATCGTGGATAAGACTCAGCTGGACGATGAGAATCTGAAGAAGATCTTCCGGGAGGTTCAGATCATGAAGATGCTCCGACATCCTCACATCATCCGTCTGTACCAG gtgatgGAGACGGAGCGGCTGATCTATCTGGTGACCGAGTACGCCAGCGGAGGAGAGATCTTCG ATCACCTCGTGGCTCACGGACGGATGGCGGAGAAAGACGCGCGGCGGAAGTTCAAGCAGATCGTAGCGGCGGTTTATTTCTGTCACTGCAGGAACATCGTCCACAGAGACCTGAAGGCAGAAAACCTGCTGCTGGACCACAATCTCAACATCAAGAtcgcgg ATTTCGGCTTCAGTAATCTGTTTTCTCGAGGACAGCTGCTGAAGACGTGGTGTGGCAGTCCTCCGTACGCCGCACCCGAACTCTTCGAGGGGAAAGAGTACGACGGTCCTAAAGTGGACATATGG agtTTGGGTGTGGTGTTGTATGTTCTGGTCTGTGGTGCGTTACCGTTTGATGGAAGCACTTTGCAGAACCTCCGCGCTCGAGTCCTCAGTGGAAAGTTCCGGATCCCGTTCTTCATGtccacag ACTGTGAGTATCTGATCAGACACATGTTGATTCTGGAGCCCAGTCGACGGCTTTCAATGGAGCAGATCTGTAAGAACAAGTGGATGAGACAAGGAGACCCCGACCCCGAGTTTGACAGA CTGATAGCAGAATGTGAGCAggtgaaggtggagagagaaacCGAGTTAATTAACGAGCAGATTCTGATGGCCATGTCAGGGATGGGCTTCGACCGCGAGCGGACCttacag TCTCTGCACACGGATGCATACGATCACTACAGCGCCACCTACAGCCTGTTGTCTGACAAACTCAAGCGGCACAAGAACCTGTGTATGGCTCCGCCCACACCCCGCCCCCTTTACCCACTCAACACCATGCAG cAGGATCAGAGTAGTGTTATGACGGTTCCACAGGTTCAGCTCATAAACCCTGAGAATCAGATCGTCGAG acggACGGGACGATGGCTCTGGACAGTGATGAGGGAGAAGAGCCCAGTCCAGAGGCGATGGCCCGATACCTGTCCATGAGACGACACACTGTGGGCGTTCCCGACCCCAG ggcTGAGCTTCAGGAGGATCTTCAGAAACTGGCTCCTGGGTTTCCGCGTGTGGCCCCTCAGCCGCCCTTCCCTCCGCTGGTGCCCACCATGGCACAGATGCATCTGATGCCGACCCCGAACCTGCAGCCCACGCAGCAGCTGGAGTACAag GAACAGTCTCTCCTGCAGCCGCCCACCCTGCAGCTGCTGAATGGCATGGGTCCTCTGGGCCGCCGGGCGTCTGATGGAGGAGCCAACATTCAGCTTCACGCACAGCAGCTGTTGAAGAGACCGCGCGGTCAGTCCCCGCTGGTCACCAGCCCG CATCCGATCCCAGCCGTGACTCCGGTGGATGAGGAGGGGTCCGACGCTGAGCCTGATCCGGAGGCCGTTCAGAg GTATTTGGCGAACAGTTCCAAGCGGCACACGACACACGGCACGGGCCCCGAGCTCTCGGCAGAAACACAGAGAAACCGGCAGAGGGGCTGGAGCCCTGAGCAGCACAGCCG gCCGTCGTATAAAGACTGTAACACTCTTCACCTGCCGATGGAGCGCTTCTCTCCCGTCAGACGCTTCTCAGACGGAGCCGCCACCATCCAAGCCTTCAAGACCCAGCTGGAGAACAACAGCCTGATCCGACAGCTCAAACAG gagtgcGAGCAGCTTCAGAAGATGTACGCGGCTCCGCAGGACGAGCGTCTGATGGAGCACACACAGCAGCAGCACATCCTCTACCAGCAGATACAG GCCCTGTCTTTGGGACATGGGGAAAACCAGCCCAGCAGTCACCTGACATACCAGCTacagag GTTGCGTATTCAGCCCTCCAGTCCTCCTCCTACACATCCCAGCAACCACCTCTTCAGGCCAGCCAATCAGAGTCCTCCTCCGGGCGGTCAGGGGATGATGCAGGCTCATG GCGGGGCATCTGCGGTTCAGTTTCAGCATGGCTCCGCCCTCTACCAGTCTCCCAGCGCCAGCCCTCCCCCCACCAGCCTCCCCCGCATGGCGCTGTCCAATCAGCAGCCTCCGCCAGGCTCCGCCCACTCACAGCAGCAGGTGACCATTCAGGTGCAGGAGGTGGAGCTCGTGGGCGGAGCCCAGCGGCAGGGTTTCCTAGCCACGCCCACTCACAGAGTTCTGGGGAAGCAGCTGAGCGCTGATAACGCGGAGACACACAG TCGCAGTTTGAGTCGCTCCCACACTTCGGCATACGAGCAGTTTAACCCACACATGTTTGGCGAGGGAGTTGTGAGCGGCGTCATCGGCTCCTATAACCCCTACCTGCAGGGGGCGTGTCTGAAGGTGCCGGGGCTGGAGGGCTATCAGGGCTACCCGTCTGCACTGCAGCAGGCTCTGCTGTCACCCACACCGCTGGAGTATCGTCCGGCCCAGCAGCACGTCACACCCACCCTGCAGGGGCTGCTCTCGCCACGCCACTCGCTCACGGGTCACACTGACCCCCGTCTGCCTCCCCACGACCTCGCCGCGCTGCTCAAGCGCCAGAGCCCCCGCCCGGCCCCGCCCCCTGCCACGGCCCCGCCCACCAACCCACAGGACTACGGGGAGATGCTTCTGCTGCAGCGACTGGGCCAAGCTGCCGAGAGCTTAGAGCCCGCCCCTCcacaagccccgcccacacagcACTACCATCACCTTCTCCAAATCAGGCCCCCGGCCGAGTGCCCGGCTCCGCCCCTCCCTCACTCTGAGAGCATGGAGGAGGATGACGAGATGCCTGCCTATCACGAGGGCCTGCTGGCCAAAGCTGCCGCCCCCTGCGCTGAGGGACATGAGCTGCTGGCTCCGCCCCCTGGCAGCACGCCTCCATACTCCTcccccacacacagacacgcCTACATCCACAGCTCCACGCCGCACAGAG AGGCGTGTGCTGATGCTGCAGAGTGTCCGGTGATGGAGGGAGATCACAACGGCTACAGCTCACGCTCCGCACAGAGAGACACTTACAGACCACGAGCGTCATTACAGAGACACCACACCATCCAGACCTGCGACGACGcttac GAGCAGGCGGAGCCCATGTCTGGAATGAGCTTATTGGCTGGCAAGGCGCTAAGCTCCGCCCGCATGTCAGACATCCTCAGCCAATCGTCTCTGACAGGAAGCCAGCAGCTGCAGCAGAGGGAGGGGTCAG tgtgtgaCGTGGAGGCAGACGTTCACCCCGCCGCGTGCTTCCCTTCCTCCTGCACCAGTGACATGCTGCTGAGCTACAAACCCCCGGATCTGCAGTACAGCGTGGAGCAGGCCGGGGTCTAG